Sequence from the Kribbella aluminosa genome:
GGCAGCGGGCGCGGCTCGCGGGTGAGCTGCAGCCGCGCCTGGTCGAGGTGGTTCAGGTACAGGTGCGCGTCGCCGAGGGTGTGGACGAAGTCGCCGACCTCGAGCCCGGTCTGCTGCGCGACCATGTGGGTGAGCAGCGCGTACGACGCGATGTTGAACGGCACGCCCAGGAAGACGTCGGCCGACCGCTGGTACAGCTGGCAGGACAGCCGGCCGTCCGCCACGTAGAACTGGAACATCGTGTGGCACGGCGGCAGCGCCATGTCGTCGACGTCGGCGACGTTCCACGCGCTGACGATGTGGCGGCGGGAGTCCGGGTTCTTCTTGATCGACTCGATCAGCTTGGCGATCTGGTCGACGTGCCGGCCGTCCGGCGTCGGCCAGGAGCGCCACTGGTACCCGTACACCGGGCCGAGCTCGCCGTCGGTGTCGGCCCACTCGTCCCAGATCGAGATGTTGTTCTCGTGCAGCCACTTGATGTTCGTGGAGCCGCTGAGGAACCAGATCAGCTCGCCGATCACCGACCGCAGATGCAGCTTCTTCGTCGTCACCGCGGGGAACCCCTGGCGGAGGTCGTACCGCGACTGGTACCCGAACACGCTCAGCGTGCCCGTACCCGTGCGGTCGCCCTTCTCAGCCCCGTTGTCCAGCACATGCCTCAGAAGATCCAGGTACTGCTGCATGCCGCCACGCTAACACCCGGAAGCGGACCCCCATGCAGGCAGAACTGCCCTCGCCGAGGCGTGTCGCGGCCGGAATCGGGACTTCTGCGTGCGTGCAGATCCACTCTGGCAGACTCGCGGCGTGGAACAGGTGCTGACGCTCGTGGTGCGGGTGGAGAAGAAGGCGCGACCGTCTCAGACGGACGCGCTGGAGACGGCGGCGCGGGCGGTGCTCGCGATCCTGGCCGACGAGCGTTCGTACGGCGAGGGGGAGTGGGCGGAGGCGATGAGCGCCTGGCAGGACAACCGCATCCGCAAGATCACCAAACGCGCCCGCGGCATCGAGTGGCGCCGAGCCGAAGCCCTCCCCGGCATCACCATCACCGGAACCGGAGTAGGCGCCGGCGGAAACGAGAGAGCCGACGAGGCCCGGGGCGAGGGGATCGGCGAGGCCCGGGGCGAGGGAGCCGACGAGGCCCGGGGTGAGGGGGCTGGCGAAAGCCGGGGCGAGGGAGCCGGCGAGGCCCGGGGCGAGGGGGCTGGCGAAAGCCGGGGCGAGGGGGGTGTGCCGGCTGAGGTTCGGGTGTTTCCGCCGACGGGGGTGGACGACGTACCGCCGGAGCTCGTCAAGCTCCAGGTCAGCGGCACCGACTTCGAGGACACCGCGGACCTCCCGCCCCTGGAACCCGGCGTACCAGTCCTGTGGATCAACCCGGCCCTGGAGATGTCCAGCGGCAAGGCGATGGCGCAATGCGGTCACGCAGCCCAGCTCGCCTGGTGGTCCCTCCCCGACGCCGCCCGCAAGGACTGGCAGTCATCCAGCTTCCGGCTGTCCGTCCGAACCGCCACCCCCGCCCACTGGTCCGCCCTCCTGAAAACCACCCTCCCCGTAGTCCAGGACGCCGGCTTCACCGAAATAGCCCCCGGTTCGAAGACCGTGATCGCCGATCACCCTTTGCTGACGCGGTAGTGCAGATGTGTGACACGGTCACCTTCGACGACGCGCGGGTGGTCGAGGAGGACTCGGGGCCGACATACTCGCCGAAGAACCTGATGCCGGTGCCTAGGAGGGCGGGCATGAGGTTGTAGGCGACCTCGTCGACCAGTCCGGCGGCGATCGCCTGGCCGGTGATGTTGCCGCCCGTGATGCTGACGTCGGCGAACGCCTGGGCCTGCGCGACGGCTTCTTCGATGCCGTTGACGAAGGTGAAGGGAGCGTCCGGGAACGGCCAGTCGGTCGGCGGTTCGTGGGTGACGACGAAGACGCGTTCGCCGTTGGACGGTACGCGGTTCGAGCCGTTCCAGCCGTTCGTGAGGTCGAACAGCCGCCGTCCGATGATGCAGGTGCGCACCTTCGGCCACGTCGACCGGACGTACTACGCGCTCGCCGGACCGAGATGGAACGCCCGGCCCGGGTCTGTCCCGTACACCTCGACCGGCCCGTTGTTGTACCAGTCGAACAGCGGCCCGACCCGGTCCTCGGGGTCCGCGACGAACCCGTCCGGCGACACCGCCGCCGTCGCGATGACGTTGCCCATGGCTACTTCACGACCCGGTACGTCAGGTGCTGCGCCGCCGGGGTCGACACGGCCTCGACCAGCTCCAGC
This genomic interval carries:
- a CDS encoding peptidyl-tRNA hydrolase; translated protein: MEQVLTLVVRVEKKARPSQTDALETAARAVLAILADERSYGEGEWAEAMSAWQDNRIRKITKRARGIEWRRAEALPGITITGTGVGAGGNERADEARGEGIGEARGEGADEARGEGAGESRGEGAGEARGEGAGESRGEGGVPAEVRVFPPTGVDDVPPELVKLQVSGTDFEDTADLPPLEPGVPVLWINPALEMSSGKAMAQCGHAAQLAWWSLPDAARKDWQSSSFRLSVRTATPAHWSALLKTTLPVVQDAGFTEIAPGSKTVIADHPLLTR
- a CDS encoding dihydrofolate reductase family protein, yielding MRTCIIGRRLFDLTNGWNGSNRVPSNGERVFVVTHEPPTDWPFPDAPFTFVNGIEEAVAQAQAFADVSITGGNITGQAIAAGLVDEVAYNLMPALLGTGIRFFGEYVGPESSSTTRASSKVTVSHICTTASAKGDRRSRSSNRGLFR
- a CDS encoding thymidylate synthase, producing the protein MQQYLDLLRHVLDNGAEKGDRTGTGTLSVFGYQSRYDLRQGFPAVTTKKLHLRSVIGELIWFLSGSTNIKWLHENNISIWDEWADTDGELGPVYGYQWRSWPTPDGRHVDQIAKLIESIKKNPDSRRHIVSAWNVADVDDMALPPCHTMFQFYVADGRLSCQLYQRSADVFLGVPFNIASYALLTHMVAQQTGLEVGDFVHTLGDAHLYLNHLDQARLQLTREPRPLPTLRLTKRDSIDGYEIADVELVGYDPHPGIKAPIAV